A stretch of the Bordetella genomosp. 8 genome encodes the following:
- a CDS encoding PqiC family protein, giving the protein MNRAFGLLLAPALIAAALAGCAASPPVNYYTLLTPETAAPSAPRDGRPAYLLEVLPVTVPSQADQPQIMMRQSDGAVSAYYSDRWTAPLPDEIRGALAYNLVRDLGVLDVQTLSAPSDAAVWRVQVDVQRFDAAAGGSAVLDATWRVRPVNLQGRGLLCRSVIRMPLGGSSPGSAVAAQQRATVALAATIASAIRSGGAQATAADTAVQLQGCTNA; this is encoded by the coding sequence ATGAATCGCGCCTTTGGACTTTTGCTCGCACCCGCCCTGATCGCGGCGGCGCTGGCCGGGTGTGCCGCTTCGCCGCCGGTCAACTACTACACGCTGCTGACGCCCGAAACCGCGGCCCCGTCCGCGCCGCGCGATGGCCGGCCGGCGTACCTGTTGGAGGTCCTGCCCGTGACGGTGCCGTCGCAGGCGGACCAGCCGCAGATCATGATGCGGCAGTCGGATGGCGCGGTGTCGGCGTATTACTCGGATCGTTGGACGGCGCCCTTGCCGGACGAAATCCGTGGTGCGTTGGCGTACAACCTGGTACGGGACCTGGGCGTGCTGGACGTGCAGACCCTCAGCGCCCCCAGCGATGCCGCCGTATGGCGGGTCCAGGTGGATGTGCAGCGCTTCGACGCCGCCGCTGGTGGGTCCGCGGTGCTCGACGCCACCTGGCGGGTGCGCCCCGTCAACCTGCAGGGCCGCGGGCTGCTGTGTCGCAGTGTGATCCGCATGCCGCTAGGCGGGTCGTCGCCCGGCAGCGCCGTGGCCGCGCAGCAAAGGGCGACCGTGGCGCTGGCAGCCACTATCGCCAGCGCGATCCGTTCCGGCGGCGCGCAGGCGACCGCCGCCGATACGGCCGTGCAGCTGCAGGGCTGCACGAACGCCTGA
- a CDS encoding PqiB family protein: MSDPASSGDNQQIRTPVVNRRKRRISWIWLVPFVAAIAGLSLVARTWFETGPTVTITFKTAEGLEVGKTQVRYKDVNIGTVRSIRLSEDRANVIVKAELVKDAASIAREGTQFWVVRPRLGVSGVSGLGTLLSGAYIGVDATTGKDASGKPLPDEEKTEFVGLETPPEVTHDRPGKRFTVRTTDLGSLDVGSPVYYRRISVGQVIGYQLDPTGHFVNIQVFVDAPYDKFVMADSHFWNASGVDFTLNADGLKVRTQSLLSVAVGGIAFAQSDDNPSATPAKADSVFTLYGTQAAAEATPDGDPFPVVMRFDQSIRGLSVGAPIDFNGIQLGQVDSITMDFDRNSKRFFALVHANLFPQRLGPVYERVKEFSEQEDKEVDGTKVIHPGGRLLGAMVQHGLRAQLRSSNLLTGQLYVALDVFSNAKPVNFQMQTPADIPTQPGNLDQLQQQISNIATKLDKIPFDRIGMDLQRTLEGSARLMTKLDKQVAPQAEALLKQANKSLADLGNLLAPDSALPVNAQRAMEELSRAARSLRALADYLQTNPEALLRGRGPDPLPNYGATRSPR, from the coding sequence ATGTCCGACCCAGCATCGTCCGGAGACAATCAGCAGATCCGGACTCCGGTGGTCAACCGGCGCAAGCGCCGAATTTCGTGGATCTGGCTAGTCCCCTTCGTTGCCGCCATCGCGGGCTTGTCACTGGTGGCACGCACCTGGTTCGAAACCGGACCGACGGTGACCATCACCTTCAAGACGGCGGAAGGCCTGGAAGTCGGCAAGACGCAGGTGCGCTACAAGGACGTCAACATCGGTACGGTCCGCAGCATACGGCTCAGCGAAGACCGGGCGAATGTCATCGTGAAGGCCGAATTGGTCAAGGACGCGGCCAGTATTGCCCGCGAAGGCACGCAGTTCTGGGTCGTGCGGCCGCGCCTGGGCGTCAGCGGGGTTTCCGGCCTGGGCACGCTGCTGTCCGGCGCGTATATCGGGGTGGATGCCACCACCGGCAAGGATGCCAGCGGCAAGCCGCTGCCGGACGAGGAAAAAACCGAGTTCGTCGGCCTGGAGACGCCGCCCGAAGTGACGCACGACCGTCCCGGCAAACGATTCACGGTGCGGACCACGGACCTGGGGTCGCTGGACGTCGGATCCCCCGTGTATTACCGCCGCATCAGCGTGGGGCAGGTGATCGGCTATCAACTGGACCCGACCGGGCACTTCGTCAACATCCAGGTTTTCGTCGACGCGCCGTACGACAAGTTCGTGATGGCCGATTCGCATTTCTGGAATGCCAGCGGGGTGGACTTCACGCTGAATGCCGACGGCTTGAAAGTCCGCACGCAGTCGCTGCTTTCGGTGGCCGTGGGCGGCATCGCCTTCGCGCAATCGGACGACAATCCCAGCGCCACGCCGGCCAAGGCCGACAGCGTGTTTACGCTTTATGGCACGCAGGCCGCCGCGGAAGCGACGCCGGATGGCGATCCTTTCCCCGTGGTCATGCGTTTCGATCAGTCCATACGCGGGCTGAGCGTCGGCGCGCCCATCGACTTCAACGGGATCCAGCTGGGTCAGGTCGATTCCATCACGATGGACTTCGACAGGAATTCCAAGCGCTTCTTCGCGCTGGTCCATGCCAATCTGTTTCCGCAGCGCCTGGGGCCCGTTTACGAAAGGGTGAAGGAGTTCTCCGAGCAGGAAGACAAGGAAGTGGATGGCACCAAGGTGATCCACCCTGGCGGCCGCCTGCTGGGGGCGATGGTGCAGCATGGCTTGCGCGCGCAATTGCGTAGCTCGAACCTGCTGACGGGCCAGCTGTACGTGGCGCTGGACGTGTTCTCCAATGCCAAGCCGGTCAACTTCCAGATGCAGACGCCGGCCGATATTCCGACGCAGCCTGGCAATCTCGACCAGCTGCAGCAGCAGATATCGAACATCGCCACCAAGCTGGATAAGATCCCCTTCGACAGGATAGGGATGGATCTGCAGCGCACGCTGGAAGGCTCGGCGCGCCTGATGACCAAGTTGGACAAGCAGGTGGCGCCACAGGCCGAAGCCCTGTTGAAGCAGGCCAACAAGTCGCTGGCGGATCTGGGCAATCTATTGGCGCCCGACTCGGCCTTGCCGGTCAACGCCCAGCGCGCGATGGAAGAACTGTCGCGGGCGGCACGGTCGCTGCGCGCGCTGGCGGATTATCTGCAGACCAATCCCGAGGCGCTGCTGCGCGGCCGCGGGCCGGATCCGCTGCCTAATTACGGTGCCACCAGGAGCCCACGATGA
- a CDS encoding paraquat-inducible protein A: MASEHPLISCENCGSVYRRQELGQGEVASCGRCGTVLWRYSGLQPSGWLALALAALITFIIANAYPVAIMRVQGMVQSASLPDAVFVTWEQGHEVVAIMTGLAGVVLPLLQLMLLLWVLYPLSMGARPRAFGFTTRLLGMLAPWSMVPVFVLGVLVAVVKLAGMASVTPGLGMLGFALLTVLLTMLGRLSAQSLWHYAERAGVVESHNPRPTADEALAGCHVCGQVQALPVAQAEHIHHCLRCENPVHLRKPDHLARTWALLIAAAILYIPANVLPVMNIDSLLGDSAHTILGGVIELWQTGSWDIALIVFVASVMVPLTKLLALGVLAWQVQRGSGNSLVQRTRLYGMVEFIGQWSMLDVFVVILLAALAQFQGLMTISAGPGAGAFGMVVILTMLAAMSFDPRRGWDRAPRGRGTAADAGSAPTQAVQVTGSATRGPAVDHAIRKQEE, encoded by the coding sequence ATGGCCTCGGAACACCCGCTCATCTCCTGCGAAAACTGCGGCAGTGTTTATCGCCGCCAGGAGTTGGGCCAGGGTGAAGTGGCGAGCTGCGGCCGCTGTGGCACCGTGTTGTGGCGCTACAGCGGCTTGCAACCTTCAGGGTGGCTGGCGCTTGCGCTCGCCGCCCTGATTACTTTCATCATTGCCAATGCCTATCCCGTGGCCATCATGCGGGTACAGGGCATGGTCCAATCCGCTTCCTTGCCGGATGCCGTCTTCGTGACCTGGGAACAGGGCCATGAGGTCGTCGCCATCATGACCGGGCTCGCAGGCGTGGTGCTGCCGCTGCTGCAGTTGATGCTGCTGCTATGGGTGCTGTATCCGCTGTCCATGGGCGCGCGGCCGCGGGCGTTCGGCTTTACCACCCGATTGCTTGGCATGCTGGCGCCCTGGAGCATGGTCCCCGTGTTCGTCCTGGGTGTGCTGGTGGCCGTGGTCAAACTGGCCGGCATGGCGTCGGTTACGCCCGGCCTCGGCATGCTGGGCTTCGCGTTGCTGACGGTGCTGCTCACCATGCTGGGACGGCTATCGGCGCAGTCCTTGTGGCACTACGCGGAACGGGCGGGTGTCGTTGAATCGCATAACCCCCGTCCGACGGCGGATGAAGCGCTGGCGGGATGCCATGTTTGCGGGCAGGTCCAGGCGCTACCCGTGGCGCAGGCCGAGCACATCCATCACTGCCTGCGTTGCGAGAACCCGGTGCATCTGCGCAAGCCGGACCATCTGGCGCGCACCTGGGCATTGCTGATTGCCGCGGCGATTCTTTACATCCCCGCCAATGTGCTGCCTGTCATGAATATCGATTCCCTCCTGGGCGATAGTGCGCACACCATCCTGGGCGGTGTGATCGAGCTCTGGCAGACGGGGTCCTGGGATATCGCCCTGATCGTCTTCGTGGCCAGCGTGATGGTTCCCCTGACCAAGCTGCTGGCACTCGGCGTGCTGGCATGGCAAGTGCAGCGGGGCAGTGGCAACAGCCTGGTCCAGCGCACGCGCCTGTATGGGATGGTCGAATTCATCGGCCAGTGGTCGATGCTGGATGTATTCGTCGTGATCCTGCTGGCTGCGCTCGCGCAATTCCAGGGTCTGATGACGATCAGCGCCGGACCCGGTGCTGGCGCCTTCGGCATGGTCGTCATATTGACCATGCTGGCGGCGATGAGCTTCGACCCCAGGCGCGGATGGGATCGCGCGCCGCGGGGCCGTGGCACGGCGGCGGACGCGGGATCGGCGCCGACGCAGGCTGTGCAGGTTACGGGAAGTGCGACGCGCGGGCCCGCCGTGGACCATGCCATTCGAAAACAAGAGGAATAA